One genomic window of Chanos chanos chromosome 13, fChaCha1.1, whole genome shotgun sequence includes the following:
- the emp2 gene encoding epithelial membrane protein 2, producing MLAILAFIILFHIVSILLLFIATIKNAWWVTDGVIFQTDLWYSCNSTKCYEIPNSASTTAGYLQAVQATMILATILCCVGFFVFILQLFRLKQGERFVFTAIIQLLSCLCVMIGASIYTAQRTSFQSTEFYKGSYGYAFILAWVAFPMTLISGLMYLVLRKRK from the exons ATGCTGGCTATACTGGccttcatcatcctcttccaCATTGTCTCTATTTTACTCCTCTTCATCGCGACCATAAAGAAT GCGTGGTGGGTGACGGATGGTGTGATTTTCCAAACTGACCTGTGGTACAGCTGTAATTCCACAAAATGCTATGAGATTCCGAACAGTGCATCCACGACAGCAG GCTACCTCCAGGCTGTCCAGGCCACAATGATACTCGCCACCATCTTGTGCTGCGTGGGCTTCTTCGTTTTCATCCTGCAGCTTTTCCGTTTGAAGCAAGGCGAGCGATTCGTCTTCACTGCCATCATTCAGCTGCTGTCCT GCCTGTGCGTGATGATCGGAGCGTCCATCTACACGGCCCAGCGCACGAGTTTCCAGAGCACTGAGTTCTACAAGGGCAGTTACGGCTATGCCTTCATCTTAGCTTGGGTCGCCTTTCCAATGACTCTCATCAGCGGCCTGATGTATCTAGTGCTGAGGAAACGCAAGTAA